A DNA window from Roseovarius sp. Pro17 contains the following coding sequences:
- a CDS encoding [protein-PII] uridylyltransferase codes for MTPTTNKGPAQDTAPGDLICPAEDIFDRAGVDLRLAEWQEGAPEDLRAHAVAVLGDEMRRGRAAIAAALAEQPLRARAATRAYSWLTDCLVLTAYRLATESLHPMPNPTDAQRLSVLAVGGYGRGEMAPQSDVDLLFLTPYKITGWAESVIESTLYILWDLRLKVGHASRTIADCLRLGAEDFTIRTSLLEHRWLTGDTRLAGDLYHRLWHDLFSGTEREFTEAKLEEREARHEKQGGQRYMVEPNVKEGKGGLRDLQSLFWIAKYLYRVTNKADLMTGGMFTEEEFDTFAKAENFLWAVRCQLHLITKRPNDKLTFDLQVEVAERMGYTDRAGRREVEIFMQDYFRHATAVGDLTRIFLTKLEAAHIKSQPLLQRLFRRKRKLKDGYGEVHGRLAINDDTAFLADPLNILRIFDEALRTGLLIHPDAMRLVTANLDLITDDVRANPTAQKLFLGLMLKHGNPERALRRMNELGVLAAFIPEFEPIVAMMQFNMYHHYTVDEHTIQCISHLARIEREELIEELPIASSILKKGVNRRILYVALLLHDIGKGRSEDHSILGAKIVRKVAPRLGLKPREVDTVEWLVRYHLLMSDMAQKRDIADPRTVRDFAKAVQVRERLDLLCVLTVCDIRGVGPGTWNNWKASLLRALYRQTLDAMENGLEDVNREQRGSDAKQGLRKALKGWDAKALKAETARHYPPYWQGLHVTAHVIFANLLRDLTGKDGEVGIDLHPDEDRDATRACFVLADHPGIFSRLAGALALVGANVVDARTYTSKDGYATAIFWIQDADGHPFADERLPRLRKTILKTLKGEVVAHDAIQSRDKLKKRERAFRVPTHITFDNEGSEIYTIIEVDTRDRPGLLYDLTRTLAEANVYIASAVIATFGEQVVDTFYVKDMFGLKFYSEAKQKSLEAKLRTAISEGVERATV; via the coding sequence ATGACGCCCACCACAAACAAAGGCCCGGCGCAGGACACAGCGCCGGGCGATCTGATTTGCCCGGCCGAGGATATCTTTGACCGGGCGGGCGTCGATCTGCGTCTGGCCGAATGGCAGGAGGGCGCGCCAGAAGACCTGCGCGCCCACGCCGTCGCCGTGTTGGGCGACGAAATGCGCCGGGGCCGCGCCGCCATCGCCGCCGCCCTCGCCGAGCAACCCCTGCGCGCACGCGCCGCGACACGTGCCTATAGCTGGCTGACCGACTGCCTCGTGCTGACCGCCTATCGCCTCGCAACCGAATCCTTGCACCCGATGCCCAACCCAACCGACGCCCAACGCCTGAGCGTGCTGGCCGTCGGTGGCTATGGCCGGGGGGAAATGGCGCCCCAGTCGGATGTCGATCTGCTGTTCCTGACGCCTTACAAGATCACCGGCTGGGCCGAGAGCGTGATTGAATCCACGCTGTATATCCTGTGGGATCTGCGTCTGAAGGTCGGACATGCCAGCCGCACCATTGCCGATTGCCTGCGCCTCGGGGCCGAGGATTTTACCATTCGCACGTCCCTGCTGGAGCATCGCTGGCTGACCGGCGACACGCGATTGGCGGGCGATCTCTATCATCGCCTGTGGCACGATCTGTTCTCGGGAACCGAGCGCGAATTTACCGAGGCCAAGCTGGAAGAACGCGAGGCGCGCCACGAGAAACAGGGTGGCCAGCGCTATATGGTCGAGCCGAACGTCAAGGAGGGCAAGGGAGGGCTGCGCGATCTGCAATCGTTGTTCTGGATCGCCAAATACCTCTACCGCGTCACGAACAAGGCTGATCTGATGACCGGCGGCATGTTCACCGAGGAGGAATTTGACACATTCGCCAAGGCCGAGAATTTCCTCTGGGCCGTGCGCTGTCAGCTGCACCTGATCACCAAACGGCCCAATGACAAGCTGACCTTCGATCTGCAGGTGGAGGTGGCCGAGCGGATGGGATACACCGACCGCGCCGGACGGCGCGAGGTTGAAATCTTTATGCAGGATTACTTTCGCCACGCTACCGCTGTTGGCGATCTGACCCGCATTTTCCTGACCAAGCTGGAAGCGGCGCATATCAAATCCCAGCCGCTGCTACAGCGCCTGTTCCGCCGCAAGCGCAAGCTGAAGGACGGCTACGGCGAGGTGCATGGCCGCCTCGCCATCAACGACGACACCGCCTTTCTGGCCGACCCGCTGAACATCCTGCGCATATTCGACGAGGCGCTGCGCACGGGCCTGTTGATCCACCCCGATGCGATGCGGCTCGTCACGGCCAATCTGGACCTCATCACCGACGACGTGCGCGCCAACCCCACCGCGCAAAAGCTGTTCCTCGGCCTCATGCTGAAACACGGCAACCCCGAGCGCGCCCTTCGCCGAATGAATGAGCTGGGCGTTCTGGCGGCCTTTATCCCCGAATTTGAGCCTATCGTCGCGATGATGCAATTCAACATGTATCACCATTACACGGTCGACGAACATACGATCCAATGCATCAGCCACCTCGCCCGGATTGAGCGCGAAGAGCTGATCGAAGAACTGCCCATCGCGTCATCGATCCTCAAGAAGGGGGTGAACCGCCGCATCCTCTATGTCGCACTTTTGTTGCACGATATTGGCAAGGGACGCAGCGAGGATCACTCGATCCTCGGCGCCAAGATCGTGCGCAAGGTCGCGCCGCGTCTGGGGCTGAAACCGCGTGAGGTGGACACCGTCGAATGGCTGGTGCGCTATCATCTGCTGATGTCGGACATGGCGCAGAAACGTGACATCGCCGATCCCCGCACCGTACGCGATTTTGCCAAGGCGGTGCAGGTGCGCGAGCGGCTGGATTTGCTATGCGTGCTGACGGTCTGCGATATTCGCGGCGTTGGGCCGGGGACATGGAACAATTGGAAGGCATCGCTGCTGCGCGCACTCTACCGACAGACGCTGGACGCGATGGAGAATGGGCTGGAGGACGTCAACCGCGAGCAGCGCGGCTCGGACGCCAAGCAGGGGCTGCGCAAGGCGCTCAAAGGCTGGGACGCCAAGGCGCTCAAGGCGGAAACCGCGCGACATTATCCGCCCTACTGGCAGGGCCTGCACGTCACCGCGCATGTGATTTTCGCGAACCTTCTGCGCGACCTGACCGGCAAGGATGGTGAGGTCGGCATCGATTTGCACCCCGACGAGGATCGCGATGCCACGCGCGCCTGTTTCGTCCTGGCGGACCATCCCGGCATATTCTCGCGCCTCGCAGGGGCGCTGGCGCTGGTCGGCGCGAATGTTGTCGATGCGCGCACCTATACATCCAAGGATGGCTACGCCACCGCGATCTTTTGGATACAGGACGCGGACGGCCATCCCTTTGCGGATGAGAGGTTGCCGCGCCTGCGCAAGACCATCCTCAAGACGCTCAAGGGCGAGGTTGTCGCGCATGATGCGATTCAGTCACGCGACAAACTCAAAAAGCGCGAGCGCGCGTTTCGCGTGCCGACGCATATCACATTTGATAATGAGGGCTCCGAGATCTACACGATCATCGAGGTCGACACCCGTGACCGGCCCGGCCTGCTCTATGACCTGACGCGCACATTGGCCGAAGCGAATGTCTATATCGCCAGCGCCGTCATCGCGACCTTTGGCGAACAGGTGGTCGACACGTTCTATGTCAAGGACATGTTCGGTCTGAAATTCTACTCGGAGGCCAAGCAAAAATCGCTGGAAGCGAAACTGCGCACGGCTATTTCCGAGGGTGTGGAGCGCGCAACCGTCTGA
- a CDS encoding penicillin-binding protein activator — MFAVLPIARKVLARLIAVLSILWIAACEPSGLGGLGGGAGQPIDPGAPVVVALLVPHGSSAPGEATLARDLEAAARMAVADLSGVQIDLRVYGTAGQPAQAQQAALHAVGDGAKIIIGPLHAESANAVAVAVAPKNVNVLAFSNNPTIAGGNLFVLGQTFDNTANRLTRFAARQGKKRILTVYSNNLAGQLGQQAIAKAAAAAGAQIVGNVGYDFSQNGVVTAVPKITAAARSTSAEAIFITANSAGALPLFAQMLPENGLDPASTQYIGLARWDTPAQTLDLPGVQGGWFAMPDQGKSSRFRSRFAQTNGNQPHPIAGLAYDGIAAVGALIKTGNRNALSKSGLTQSAGFQGVDGVFRLRNDGTNQRGLAVATVRGGKVVILDPAPQGFSGAGF, encoded by the coding sequence ATGTTTGCTGTTTTGCCAATCGCCCGCAAGGTGCTGGCCCGTCTTATCGCGGTTTTGTCCATTCTCTGGATCGCCGCGTGCGAGCCTTCCGGCCTTGGCGGTCTGGGCGGCGGTGCCGGTCAGCCTATTGATCCCGGCGCACCCGTGGTGGTGGCACTCTTAGTGCCGCATGGCTCATCCGCACCCGGCGAGGCCACTCTGGCCCGCGATCTTGAGGCCGCAGCGCGGATGGCGGTCGCGGACCTCTCGGGCGTGCAGATCGATCTGCGCGTCTATGGCACGGCGGGCCAGCCCGCTCAGGCGCAGCAAGCCGCGCTGCACGCGGTGGGCGACGGGGCCAAGATCATCATCGGGCCACTTCACGCAGAGTCGGCCAATGCCGTGGCGGTCGCGGTGGCGCCCAAGAACGTCAACGTTCTGGCCTTTTCCAACAACCCGACGATCGCGGGCGGCAACCTCTTTGTCCTGGGGCAGACTTTTGACAACACGGCGAACCGCCTCACCCGCTTTGCCGCGCGGCAGGGCAAGAAGCGGATCCTGACCGTCTATTCCAACAACCTCGCCGGGCAACTGGGCCAGCAGGCCATTGCCAAGGCCGCCGCCGCTGCGGGCGCGCAGATTGTCGGCAATGTCGGCTACGATTTCTCGCAGAACGGTGTCGTCACGGCGGTTCCAAAAATCACGGCTGCCGCGCGCAGCACCTCTGCCGAGGCGATTTTCATCACCGCGAACTCTGCCGGGGCGCTGCCGCTCTTTGCTCAGATGCTGCCCGAAAATGGGCTGGACCCGGCCAGCACACAATATATCGGCCTCGCGCGCTGGGACACGCCGGCGCAGACGCTGGACCTGCCGGGCGTGCAGGGTGGCTGGTTCGCGATGCCCGATCAGGGCAAATCGTCACGCTTTCGGTCGCGCTTTGCCCAGACGAACGGCAATCAGCCGCATCCCATCGCCGGGCTGGCCTATGACGGCATCGCCGCCGTCGGCGCACTGATAAAGACCGGCAACCGCAACGCGCTATCCAAGTCCGGGCTGACGCAGTCGGCTGGCTTCCAAGGGGTCGACGGCGTATTCCGCCTGCGCAATGACGGCACCAATCAGCGCGGCCTCGCCGTGGCGACAGTGCGCGGCGGCAAGGTCGTGATCCTCGATCCCGCGCCGCAGGGCTTTAGCGGGGCCGGTTTCTGA
- the rsmI gene encoding 16S rRNA (cytidine(1402)-2'-O)-methyltransferase → MVNHIRQSLAPGLYLVATPIGTARDITLRTLDILASVDVIAAEDTRSLRKLMDIHGIALEGRPLLAYHDHNGARMRPRLMEALKDGKSIAYASEAGTPMVADPGFDLARAAIAEGYGLISAPGPSAVITALTLSGLPTDKFLFAGFLPNTATARKTALRGLAQVPATLAFYESPKRVAAMLRDAAATLGGDRQAAVCRELTKKFEEVLRGPLADLAEELAQNPRKGEMVVLIDRAGERIVNLSDIEQALCAVMTDMSVRDAADAVSHDLGLKRRDVYQIALRLDANDEEG, encoded by the coding sequence GTGGTGAATCATATCAGGCAAAGTCTCGCCCCTGGGTTATATCTGGTCGCGACTCCTATCGGGACGGCGCGCGACATCACGTTACGCACGCTGGATATCCTCGCCTCGGTCGATGTGATCGCCGCCGAGGACACGCGCAGCCTGCGCAAGCTGATGGATATCCACGGCATCGCGTTGGAGGGGCGGCCCCTGCTGGCCTATCACGATCACAACGGCGCGCGAATGCGACCCCGCCTGATGGAGGCGCTAAAGGACGGAAAATCAATAGCTTACGCTTCAGAGGCGGGCACGCCAATGGTGGCCGATCCCGGCTTTGATCTGGCGCGCGCGGCGATTGCAGAGGGGTACGGCCTGATTTCTGCGCCGGGGCCCTCGGCGGTGATTACGGCGCTGACGTTGTCGGGCTTGCCGACTGACAAATTCCTCTTTGCCGGATTTCTGCCCAACACGGCCACTGCGCGAAAAACCGCGCTACGCGGCCTAGCGCAGGTACCTGCGACCCTCGCCTTCTACGAATCGCCCAAGCGTGTTGCGGCGATGTTGCGCGACGCCGCCGCGACCCTTGGCGGCGATAGGCAGGCGGCAGTCTGCCGCGAGCTGACCAAGAAATTCGAAGAAGTTCTGCGCGGCCCGCTGGCCGATTTGGCCGAAGAGTTGGCCCAAAATCCCCGCAAGGGTGAGATGGTCGTGCTGATCGACCGGGCGGGGGAACGCATCGTTAACCTGTCTGATATAGAACAGGCGCTGTGCGCGGTTATGACTGATATGTCTGTGCGCGATGCCGCTGATGCGGTGTCTCACGATTTGGGGTTGAAACGGCGTGACGTCTATCAGATCGCACTGCGGCTTGATGCCAATGACGAAGAGGGATGA
- a CDS encoding alpha/beta hydrolase, whose amino-acid sequence MSLRARLLNGWLRQTEKRILARAERPEQLRRHIERSARIFFHPPRGVNFEDIVLGESNMQAVQITPTDMRAAPLILYLHGGGYIFGSPRTHCAMVAHLVARTGLRAVLPQYRLAPEHPFPGAIEDAQTAYRAVMDHPGGVILGGDSAGGGLVLALLAQIGALGLRQPLGAFCFSPLTDMTFSGPSFALNAKADPLLPANRAREMAQMYLHGTDPGDPRASPLFADFTGAAPVWMTAADTEILLDDTLRMSDRLMLQGVDVTCVVEKQLPHVWPLMHGVIPEARQTMAELTGWITSLSRL is encoded by the coding sequence GTGAGTCTACGCGCCCGCCTGCTGAACGGCTGGCTGCGCCAGACGGAAAAGCGCATTTTGGCGCGCGCCGAACGGCCCGAGCAGTTGCGCCGTCACATCGAGCGCAGTGCGCGCATTTTCTTTCACCCGCCGCGCGGCGTGAATTTTGAGGATATCGTCCTGGGCGAGTCGAACATGCAAGCTGTTCAGATCACGCCAACAGACATGCGCGCCGCTCCGTTGATTCTGTATCTGCACGGGGGCGGCTACATTTTTGGCTCGCCGCGCACGCATTGCGCGATGGTGGCCCATCTGGTGGCGCGCACAGGACTGCGCGCCGTGCTGCCCCAATATCGACTCGCGCCCGAGCATCCCTTTCCGGGTGCGATCGAGGATGCGCAGACGGCCTATCGGGCCGTCATGGATCATCCTGGCGGCGTCATTCTGGGTGGGGACAGCGCCGGGGGTGGTCTGGTGCTGGCGCTTCTGGCGCAGATCGGCGCGCTGGGGTTGCGCCAGCCCTTGGGCGCGTTCTGCTTTTCGCCGCTGACGGACATGACCTTTTCCGGCCCCAGTTTCGCACTCAACGCCAAGGCTGATCCCTTGTTGCCCGCTAACCGGGCTAGGGAAATGGCGCAAATGTATTTGCATGGCACCGATCCGGGCGATCCGCGCGCATCGCCTCTTTTCGCGGATTTTACCGGCGCGGCGCCTGTCTGGATGACGGCAGCGGATACCGAAATTCTGCTCGATGATACGTTGCGGATGTCGGACCGACTAATGCTTCAAGGTGTCGACGTCACCTGCGTAGTCGAGAAACAATTGCCCCATGTCTGGCCGTTGATGCATGGCGTCATTCCCGAGGCGCGCCAGACCATGGCCGAATTGACGGGGTGGATCACGTCTCTTTCGCGTCTGTGA
- the murJ gene encoding murein biosynthesis integral membrane protein MurJ, translated as MKPVRLIRGVLTVSGWTMFSRVLGFVRDVMIAGLIGPGPIMDAFVAAFRLPNMFRRFFAEGAFNAAFVPMFSKRLEGGDDPEGFARLAFSGLALVLLFLVALAMIFMPALVWATAEGFAGDQRFDLTVEFGRVVFPYIFFISLAALLSGVLNSTGRFVAAAAAPVLLNVMLCTAMGIAVWSGGSVPGALVWTIPFAGVAQLALVWVAATRAGQRIVPVRPRWTPAMRQLVRIAVPAALAGGVMQINLLVGQQVASNFESAVSWLYAADRLYQLPLGVVGIAVGIVLLPDLSRRLRTGDGDGARMALSRAGEVSLALTVPCAVALVVVPIPLITVLFQRGNFGFDDTAATALAVAIYGLGLPAFVLQKVLQPIYFAREDTKRPFYYAVVSLVVNAALAIGLAPYIGWIAAAIGTTLAGWAMVWLLARGVRPFGDVARFDSRFRSRIWRICAASAVMGVALWGFMIGLSPFFGVAGWRWLALLILIVLGSAVYYFAGRAFGAFKKSELKSALKR; from the coding sequence ATGAAACCTGTCCGCCTGATCCGGGGTGTCCTGACTGTCAGCGGCTGGACCATGTTCAGCCGTGTGCTGGGCTTTGTGCGCGACGTGATGATCGCGGGGCTAATCGGTCCGGGCCCGATCATGGATGCGTTCGTCGCGGCGTTCCGCCTGCCCAACATGTTCCGTCGCTTTTTCGCCGAGGGTGCGTTTAACGCCGCGTTCGTGCCGATGTTTTCAAAACGGTTGGAGGGCGGCGACGATCCCGAGGGGTTCGCCCGGCTGGCGTTTAGTGGGCTGGCGTTGGTGTTGCTGTTTCTTGTGGCACTGGCGATGATATTCATGCCCGCGCTGGTCTGGGCCACGGCCGAGGGCTTTGCCGGGGATCAGCGGTTCGATCTTACAGTCGAATTCGGACGGGTCGTCTTTCCCTATATCTTCTTTATCTCGCTGGCGGCGCTGCTGTCTGGCGTGCTGAACTCGACAGGTCGGTTCGTGGCCGCCGCCGCCGCGCCTGTGCTACTGAACGTGATGCTCTGCACCGCGATGGGCATCGCCGTCTGGAGCGGTGGCAGCGTGCCAGGCGCATTGGTCTGGACGATCCCCTTTGCAGGCGTGGCGCAACTGGCGCTGGTCTGGGTCGCAGCGACGCGCGCGGGCCAGCGCATCGTGCCGGTGCGCCCCCGCTGGACACCCGCGATGCGACAACTGGTGCGCATTGCCGTACCTGCCGCGCTGGCGGGCGGCGTGATGCAGATAAACCTGCTGGTCGGCCAGCAAGTGGCCAGCAATTTCGAGAGCGCGGTCAGCTGGCTCTATGCCGCCGATCGGCTCTATCAGTTGCCGCTGGGCGTGGTGGGCATAGCCGTGGGCATTGTGCTGCTGCCGGACCTTTCGCGCCGCTTGCGGACGGGCGACGGCGACGGCGCGCGCATGGCGCTCAGCCGCGCGGGAGAGGTGTCGCTGGCGCTGACGGTGCCCTGTGCCGTGGCGCTGGTGGTTGTGCCGATCCCGCTGATCACGGTGCTGTTCCAGCGCGGCAATTTCGGCTTTGACGATACCGCCGCGACAGCGCTGGCGGTGGCGATCTATGGCCTTGGCCTGCCGGCCTTTGTGCTGCAAAAGGTGCTTCAACCGATCTATTTCGCGCGCGAAGATACCAAGAGGCCGTTCTATTACGCCGTCGTTTCACTTGTGGTGAACGCGGCGCTGGCCATTGGCCTTGCGCCCTATATCGGCTGGATCGCGGCGGCCATCGGCACGACACTCGCAGGCTGGGCGATGGTGTGGCTGCTGGCGCGCGGCGTGCGCCCGTTCGGCGATGTGGCGCGGTTTGACTCCCGCTTTCGCAGCCGGATATGGCGCATCTGTGCAGCGTCGGCTGTAATGGGCGTCGCGCTATGGGGCTTTATGATTGGTCTATCGCCGTTTTTCGGGGTTGCTGGCTGGCGCTGGCTGGCGCTGCTGATACTGATCGTGCTTGGCTCAGCCGTCTATTATTTTGCCGGGCGCGCCTTCGGTGCATTCAAAAAGAGCGAGCTGAAGTCGGCGCTGAAACGTTAA
- a CDS encoding rhomboid family intramembrane serine protease produces MSHPDDSSPFNPLPPVVVVLFLAVVIPEIAFFLGSKGLIGGPQAVGWRQAAIQQYGFSGDLMRWMIANGVYPPEMLLRVITYPFLHGGFSQMLFAAALLLAMGKFVGEVFRPAATLAAFFIPAICGALVYGLVARDNPWLYGAFPGIYGLIGAFTYLLWLKLGQQGGSQSRAFVLIGFLMGAQLLFSLLFGGTLRWVADLTGFLTGFAASFVLRPGGWSKLRARLLQR; encoded by the coding sequence ATGAGCCATCCAGACGATTCCAGCCCGTTCAACCCACTGCCGCCCGTCGTGGTGGTTCTGTTTCTCGCCGTCGTGATCCCCGAGATCGCGTTCTTTCTCGGCTCCAAAGGGCTGATCGGCGGCCCGCAGGCCGTGGGCTGGCGGCAGGCCGCGATACAACAATACGGCTTTAGCGGCGATCTGATGCGCTGGATGATCGCGAATGGGGTCTATCCGCCCGAGATGCTGCTGCGCGTGATAACCTATCCCTTCCTGCATGGCGGTTTCAGCCAAATGCTGTTCGCAGCCGCGCTGCTGCTGGCGATGGGCAAATTTGTCGGCGAGGTATTTCGCCCGGCAGCCACCCTTGCCGCGTTTTTCATCCCCGCTATCTGCGGCGCGCTGGTCTATGGCCTCGTCGCGCGGGACAATCCGTGGCTTTACGGCGCGTTTCCCGGCATCTACGGCCTGATAGGAGCCTTCACCTATCTGCTTTGGCTCAAGCTGGGCCAGCAGGGCGGCAGCCAGTCGCGCGCCTTCGTGCTGATCGGTTTCCTGATGGGCGCACAGCTGCTGTTCAGCCTGCTCTTTGGCGGCACGTTGCGTTGGGTTGCGGATTTGACCGGGTTCCTGACCGGCTTTGCCGCGTCCTTTGTGCTGCGACCCGGCGGGTGGTCCAAGCTGCGTGCGCGTCTCTTGCAGCGTTAA
- a CDS encoding YraN family protein, whose amino-acid sequence MPQLLDLSDLAHVPAPARRDRGKRAYNSGLAAEDRAVALYIAAGLRLLETRWRGKSGEIDLILADGEEIVFVEVKQARTHDAAIASLRPAQMRRIHLAGSEYLGHCPKGQLTDVRFDLAVVDGAGRCDIMQGAFSHF is encoded by the coding sequence ATGCCGCAGCTATTGGACCTGAGTGATCTGGCACACGTTCCCGCCCCGGCGCGGCGTGATCGTGGCAAGCGCGCCTATAATAGCGGCCTTGCCGCCGAAGATCGTGCTGTTGCACTCTATATTGCTGCGGGGCTGCGGCTACTCGAAACGCGCTGGCGCGGTAAAAGTGGTGAGATCGACCTGATCCTCGCTGATGGCGAGGAAATTGTCTTTGTCGAAGTCAAGCAGGCGCGCACCCACGATGCAGCGATTGCCAGCCTGCGCCCAGCGCAGATGCGCCGCATTCATCTGGCCGGGTCCGAATACCTTGGCCATTGCCCCAAGGGGCAGTTGACCGATGTACGGTTTGATCTGGCAGTGGTCGACGGCGCAGGCCGTTGCGATATCATGCAAGGCGCGTTCTCGCATTTCTGA
- the gshB gene encoding glutathione synthase: protein MKIAFQMDPIGPIDIDADSTFRLAEEAQTRGHKLFYYTPEHLAYDEGRITARGQSLKVQRIGGDHAILGDMETVDLGDFDVVWLRQDPPFDMFYITTTHLLDRLAPGTLVVNDPFWVRNFPEKLLILDFPDLMPPTTIARDLATIRAFRDRHGDVILKPLYGNGGAGVFLLKGGDSNLSSLHEMFTGFSREPLIVQKFLPDVAKGDKRVILVDGEPVGAINRVPAEGETRSNMHVGGRPEKVELTERDLEICAAIGPLLREKGQIFVGIDVIGRYLTEINVTSPTGIQELERFDGVNIAGKIWDAIEARRA from the coding sequence ATGAAAATTGCGTTCCAGATGGACCCGATCGGACCGATCGACATAGACGCCGACAGCACATTTCGCCTTGCCGAAGAGGCGCAGACGCGCGGGCACAAGTTGTTTTACTACACGCCCGAGCATCTTGCGTATGACGAAGGGCGCATCACCGCGCGCGGACAATCGTTGAAAGTGCAGCGGATTGGTGGCGATCACGCGATCCTCGGCGATATGGAGACGGTCGATTTGGGGGATTTCGACGTGGTCTGGCTGCGTCAGGACCCTCCGTTCGACATGTTCTACATCACCACCACTCATCTGCTGGACCGTCTGGCGCCCGGCACGCTGGTGGTGAACGATCCATTCTGGGTGCGCAACTTCCCTGAAAAGCTGCTGATCCTCGATTTTCCCGATCTTATGCCGCCCACCACGATCGCGCGCGACTTGGCGACGATCCGTGCCTTTCGCGATCGTCATGGCGACGTCATTCTCAAACCGCTGTATGGCAACGGCGGCGCGGGCGTCTTTCTGCTGAAGGGTGGCGACAGCAACCTTAGTTCGCTGCACGAGATGTTCACTGGTTTCAGCCGCGAGCCGCTTATCGTGCAAAAATTTCTGCCCGACGTCGCCAAGGGCGACAAGCGCGTGATCCTCGTCGATGGTGAGCCGGTCGGCGCGATCAATCGCGTCCCGGCAGAGGGCGAAACGCGCTCGAACATGCATGTGGGCGGACGACCGGAAAAGGTTGAGTTGACCGAACGCGACCTTGAGATTTGTGCCGCCATCGGTCCGCTTCTGCGGGAAAAGGGACAGATTTTCGTCGGGATCGACGTGATCGGGCGCTACCTGACCGAGATCAACGTAACCTCCCCCACCGGCATCCAGGAGTTGGAGCGTTTCGACGGGGTGAACATCGCAGGCAAAATCTGGGACGCAATCGAAGCAAGGCGCGCGTGA